In Fundulus heteroclitus isolate FHET01 chromosome 18, MU-UCD_Fhet_4.1, whole genome shotgun sequence, a single genomic region encodes these proteins:
- the arhgef12a gene encoding rho guanine nucleotide exchange factor 12 isoform X6 produces MWTPSCYSSYIPAFTKKAIRTNSILSKDHPPDKKPKSEKTSLPSNEFDPTGLVQRCVIIQKDENGFGLTVSGDNPVFVQLVKEDGAAMRAGVQTGDRIIKVNGTLVTHSNHTEVVKLIKSGSYVALTVLGRPPGLAQIPLPEAEPDILGVSISSPNSPAAERPYSPLDRLSPSLPPWVGKEENSSACNQKTDVLQKKLSKEQQDLQAMKEEYARNPSSKLLKDIQEAKKHIPQLQDQLFKATGTTQEAVSCGDTDDGSIYESDRTHTPKADFGTDLVQLERHDYMSRKFGPASPESPYPKELCPSPKSTPRNSFNSFHSPEAEAEDTTDLDSLSPTSFSSPLSSRIIGAEDEDFGRDQEQTNGQCDCFNSIEQLKSRPAHLAAFLHHVISLFEPAPVLCYLYADLYKQTNSKETRRVFMDLHAFFMDRGANLKVPVPESVSSDLDRRRTELIPEEINRQHVQTLQDSLLADVEKNLEDFRQKRSMGLTVAEAELARLDQERVLERERSYAENIISKIDDILLNTQTTEEDKCTTIQLVIYTYMKHLGVRVKEPRNLESKRGLNRLFPKMKKSINKEGEDKMKKKFLNLVPQRRPSRNEASSAVKALDNRPRPQKQLSQPALGAVDQMDGSRLRGSLSSEGPELTYHTSVSSPSNTIPSLDGSRDNDIGTPTSAPSRLSDGLQPDPLDPIAFQASNMEFYTLEQLQEDDRESDRAHEGTPKTVRRLEGLGIGDVQSEDDQGTDSELDPPNWQQLVGREILTGLRPQEIKRQEVINELFYTERAHVRMLRVLDHVFYQKLSKDAILPLADIKNIFTNLDEVLQLHVSVLDQMAAVRKRNESPVIDLKGEDLLSWFGGAEEDKIKQAVGTFCSNQPFALEIIKTKQKKDSRFTSFIQEAESNRLCRRLQLKDIIPVEMLRLTKYPLLLDNIVKYTDDPVEKHKVKQAADCCRKILSHVNQALKESEDKQRLEDYQRRLDLSSLKQTDNPMILELKNLDLTKKTLIHEGPLSWKMNKDKTIELYTLLLEDILVLLQKQDERLILKCHSKNLPGTPDTKQIFSPIIKLSTVLVRSVATDNKSFFVLSMSDNGAQIYELMAPTVSDQKTWQALISQRADQMKAKPHSVIPLPQTDGERDGVEMIAAGVSRLSRERDRTSSSSTQSTDKESGPASRSALQSSLPAGNPFEEEKADGEEEEEEGFVDPELPYQVSEADREGDSFDVFPSRADEALKTLAALKQVLVNQLMSQEAAQPTKRSTGVRLLRTTSLRTPTDNRAKVMVHNGSENSSSKAEELAQDLGSGDTGFFDSPDEFAGCLVLEGYGGQGESNTDDDMLASTPGKQLRTSQGCAADSGINLRFSSTSQFGSLSTFSRQVLCHLRNLQSNLSYLKEVETKYNNLLRQRTEGSSTDTDGNREKR; encoded by the exons GTCTTGTCCAGCGATGTGTGATCATCCAGAAAGATGAAAATGGCTTTGGGCTCACTGTCAGCGGTGACAACCCTGTGTTTGTGCAGCTGGTCAAAGAAG ATGGGGCTGCTATGCGGGCAGGTGTTCAGACGGGAGACAGGATCATCAAG GTTAACGGGACCCTTGTTACACATTCTAACCACACCGAAGTAGTGAAACTTATCAAAT CGGGCTCCTATGTGGCCCTCACGGTTTTGGGACGGCCTCCGGGTCTCGCCCAGATCCCTCTGCCTGAAGCAGAACCGGACATCTTGGGTGTTAGCATATCCTCTCCAAACTCTCCAGCAGCAGAGCGCCCCTATAGtcccctggaccgcctctcCCCCTCATTACCTCCATGGGTAGGAAAG GAAGAAAACAGCAGTGCCTGCAACCAGAAGACTGATGTCTTGCAAAAGAAGCTCTCTAAAGAACAGCAGGATCTGCAG GCAATGAAAGAGGAGTACGCCAGGAACCCCTCCTCCAAACTACTGAAAGACATCCAGGAAGCTAAGAAACACATTCCTCAGCTGCAGGATCAGCTCTTCAAGGCCACTGGAACAACACAG GAGGCTGTTTCATGCGGCGATACGGACGACGGTAGCATATATGAATCGGATCGCACACATACCCCTAAAGCAGACTTCGGCACAGATCTGGTGCAGTTGGAGCGTCACGATTAC ATGTCACGCAAGTTTGGACCAGCGTCTCCAGAAAGCCCGTATCCAAAAGAGTTGTGTCCCAGCCCAAAGAGCACCCCCCGAAACAGCTTCAACTCCTTCCACTCCCCAGAGGCGGAGGCAGAGGATACCACCGACCTG GACTCTCTGTCACCCACCTCTTTCAGCAGTCCCTTATCTTCTCGCATCATCGGAGCTGAAGACGAGGATTTTGGTCGAGACCAAGAGCAG ACAAACGGCCAGTGTGACTGCTTTAACAGTATTGAGCAGCTCAAGTCTCGCCCTGCCCACCTCGCAGCCTTCCTGCATCATGTCATCTCTCTGTTCGAACCCGCTCCTGTG CTGTGCTACCTCTACGCTGACCTCTACAAGCAGACCAACTCCAAAGAGACCAGACGGGTTTTCATGGACCTTCACGCTTTTTTCATGGACCGGGGAGCA AATTTAAAGGTTCCTGTTCCTGAATCTGTTTCCTCTGATCTTG acCGGCGGCGGACGGAGCTGATCCCAGAGGAAATAAACAGGCAACATGTTCAAACACTGCAGGATTCCCTGCTAGCTGACGTTGAGAAAAACCTTGAGGATTTTAG gcAGAAGCGCAGCATGGGCCTCACGGTGGCTGAAGCTGAGCTGGCCAGACTGGATCAAGAGAGGGTTCTTGAGCGGGAGCGTTCATATGCTGAAAACATCATCTCCAAAATAGATGACATCCT TTTAAATACTCAGACCACAGAGGAAGACAAATG cACTACGATACAGTTAGTTATCTATACATACATGAAGCACCTTGGTGTGAGGGTCAAGGAGCCTCGAAATCTGGAGTCCAAACGGGGTCTGAACCGCCTTTTTCCTAAGATGAAG AAAAGTATTAATAAAGAAGGCGAggacaaaatgaaaaagaagtTTTTAAATCTTGTTCCTCAACGGCGACCAAGCCGCAACGAGGCATCATCGG CAGTCAAAGCCCTGGACAATCGCCCCCGGCCTCAGAAACAGCTGTCTCAGCCAGCACTGGGAGCCGTGGACCAAATGGATGGTAGCCGTCTGAGGGGCAGCCTGTCCAGTGAGGGCCCTGAACTCACTTATCACACATCTGTCTCATCTCCAAGTAACACCATCCCCAGCCTGGACGGCAGCAGGGACAATGATATCG GAACCCCGACATCAGCCCCCTCCAGGTTGAGTGACGGCCTTCAGCCTGATCCTCTGGATCCAATAGCATTCCAAGCTtcaaacatggagttttatacGCTGGAGCAGCTACAAGAGGATGACAGAGAAAGTGACAG AGCTCATGAGGGAACGCCAAAGACTGTGAGAAG ACTTGAGGGATTGGGTATCGGTGATGTCCAGAGCGAGGATGATCAGGGGACGGACTCTGAGCTCGATCCCCCCAACTGGCAGCAGCTGGTGGGGCGAGAGATCCTTACGGGACTCAGGCCTCAAGAGATTAAGAGACAAGAAGTTATAAATG AGTTGTTTTATACAGAGCGTGCACATGTGCGCATGCTGAGGGTTTTGGACCACGTTTTCTACCAGAAGCTTTCCAAAGACGCAATCCTTCCTCTCGCTGACATCAAGAACATCTTCACCAACCTGGATGAGGTTCTGCAGCTGCATG TTTCAGTACTCGACCAAATGGCAGCGGTTCGGAAGAGAAACGAGTCTCCAGTGATAGACCTGAAAGGGGAGGACTTGCTCTCGTGG TTCGGCGGTGCTGAGGAGGACAAGATCAAGCAGGCAGTGGGGACGTTTTGCAGTAACCAGCCGTTTGCACTGGAGATCATCAAGACCAAGCAGAAGAAAGACTCCCGGTTCACCTCATTCATCCAG GAGGCTGAAAGTAACAGACTGTGTCGACGACTGCAGCTAAAGGACATCATTCCTGTGGAGATGCTACGGCTCACCAAGTACCCCCTCCTGTTGGACAACATTGTCAAATACACAG ACGATCCAGTGGAGAAGCACAAAGTTAAGCAGGCGGCAGACTGCTGTAGGAAGATCCTCAGTCACGTCAACCAGGCTTTAAAAGAGTCAGAGGACAAACAG agactggaggactaCCAGAGAAGATTGGACCTCTCCTCTCTAAAGCAGACAGACAACCCCATGATCCTCGAGCTGAAA AACCTGGATTTGACCAAGAAGACGCTGATTCACGAGGGCCCTCTATCATGGAAAATGAACAAGGACAAGACTATTG AGTTGTACACGCTCCTCCTGGAGGACATCCTTGTTCTGCTACAGAAACAAGATGAGCGTCTGATCCTCAAGTGTCACAGCAAAAACCTGCCAGGCACCCCAGATACCAAGCAGATCTTCAGCCCCATCATCAAACTCAGCACTGTTCTGGTGCGCTCTGTGGCTACAG ACAACAAGTCCTTCTTCGTTCTCTCCATGTCCGACAACGGTGCCCAGATCTACGAGCTGATGGCGCCCACCGTCTCGGATCAGAAGAC GTGGCAGGCTCTGATCTCGCAAAGGGCGGATCAGATGAAAGCCAAGCCTCACAGCGTCATACCCTTACCTCAGACTGA tggggAGAGAGACGGCGTGGAGATGATTGCAGCTGGCGTCTCCAGACTGAGCAGAGAACGGGACCGcacatccagcagcagcactcAGTCCACAG ATAAAGAGAGCGGCCCAGCCTCCAGAAGTGCGCTGCAGAGTTCCCTCCCTGCTGGTAACCCATTTGAGGAAGAGAAGGCAGacggggaggaagaggaagaagaaggcTTTGTGGACCCGGAGCTTCCTTATCAAGTGTCTGAAGCGGACAGAGAAGGAGACTCGTTCGATGTGTTTCCCTCAAGGGCAGACGAAGCATTAAAAACAC TGGCCGCCTTGAAGCAGGTTCTGGTGAACCAGCTGATGTCCCAGGAAGCGGCCCAGCCAACCAAACGGTCCACAGGAGTCCGTCTCCTACGGACCACCTCTTTGAGGACCCCGACAGACAACCGCGCCAAGGTGATGGTTCACAACGGTTCAGAGAACAGCAGCTCTAAGGCAGAGGAGCTGGCTCAGGACCTGGGATCAGGAGACACTGGATTTTTCGATTCCCCTGACGAGTTCG CAGGATGTTTAGTCCTGGAGGGCTACGGCGGCCAAGGGGAGAGCAACACAGACGACGACATGCTGGCGTCGACCCCGGGGAAGCAGCTGAGGACCTCGCAAGGCTGCGCCGCCGACTCCGGCATCAACCTGAGGTTCTCTTCAACGTCCCAGTTCGGCAGCCTCTCCACTTTCAGCAGACAGGTGTTGTGTCACCTGAGGAATCTTCAGAGCAACCTCAGCTATTTGAAG GAGGTTGAGACCAAGTACAATAATCTGCTACGCCAAAGGACAGAGGGCTCATCGACGGACACAGATGGAAACAGAG AGAAAAGATAG
- the arhgef12a gene encoding rho guanine nucleotide exchange factor 12 isoform X2 — MWTPSCYSSYIPAFTKKAIRTNSILSKDHPPDKKPKSEKTSLPSNEFDPTALVVEKSGNSSVLTEGKPESCGLVQRCVIIQKDENGFGLTVSGDNPVFVQLVKEDGAAMRAGVQTGDRIIKVNGTLVTHSNHTEVVKLIKSGSYVALTVLGRPPGLAQIPLPEAEPDILGVSISSPNSPAAERPYSPLDRLSPSLPPWVGKEENSSACNQKTDVLQKKLSKEQQDLQAMKEEYARNPSSKLLKDIQEAKKHIPQLQDQLFKATGTTQEAVSCGDTDDGSIYESDRTHTPKADFGTDLVQLERHDYMSRKFGPASPESPYPKELCPSPKSTPRNSFNSFHSPEAEAEDTTDLDSLSPTSFSSPLSSRIIGAEDEDFGRDQEQTNGQCDCFNSIEQLKSRPAHLAAFLHHVISLFEPAPVLCYLYADLYKQTNSKETRRVFMDLHAFFMDRGANLKVPVPESVSSDLDRRRTELIPEEINRQHVQTLQDSLLADVEKNLEDFRQKRSMGLTVAEAELARLDQERVLERERSYAENIISKIDDILLNTQTTEEDKCTTIQLVIYTYMKHLGVRVKEPRNLESKRGLNRLFPKMKKSINKEGEDKMKKKFLNLVPQRRPSRNEASSAVKALDNRPRPQKQLSQPALGAVDQMDGSRLRGSLSSEGPELTYHTSVSSPSNTIPSLDGSRDNDIGTPTSAPSRLSDGLQPDPLDPIAFQASNMEFYTLEQLQEDDRESDRAHEGTPKTVRRLEGLGIGDVQSEDDQGTDSELDPPNWQQLVGREILTGLRPQEIKRQEVINELFYTERAHVRMLRVLDHVFYQKLSKDAILPLADIKNIFTNLDEVLQLHVSVLDQMAAVRKRNESPVIDLKGEDLLSWFGGAEEDKIKQAVGTFCSNQPFALEIIKTKQKKDSRFTSFIQEAESNRLCRRLQLKDIIPVEMLRLTKYPLLLDNIVKYTDDPVEKHKVKQAADCCRKILSHVNQALKESEDKQRLEDYQRRLDLSSLKQTDNPMILELKNLDLTKKTLIHEGPLSWKMNKDKTIELYTLLLEDILVLLQKQDERLILKCHSKNLPGTPDTKQIFSPIIKLSTVLVRSVATDNKSFFVLSMSDNGAQIYELMAPTVSDQKTWQALISQRADQMKAKPHSVIPLPQTDGERDGVEMIAAGVSRLSRERDRTSSSSTQSTDKESGPASRSALQSSLPAGNPFEEEKADGEEEEEEGFVDPELPYQVSEADREGDSFDVFPSRADEALKTLAALKQVLVNQLMSQEAAQPTKRSTGVRLLRTTSLRTPTDNRAKVMVHNGSENSSSKAEELAQDLGSGDTGFFDSPDEFAGCLVLEGYGGQGESNTDDDMLASTPGKQLRTSQGCAADSGINLRFSSTSQFGSLSTFSRQVLCHLRNLQSNLSYLKEVETKYNNLLRQRTEGSSTDTDGNREKR; from the exons CTCTGGTGGTGGAGAAGAGTGGCAACAGCAGTGTGCTTACAGAGGGAAAGCCCGAGTCCTGTG GTCTTGTCCAGCGATGTGTGATCATCCAGAAAGATGAAAATGGCTTTGGGCTCACTGTCAGCGGTGACAACCCTGTGTTTGTGCAGCTGGTCAAAGAAG ATGGGGCTGCTATGCGGGCAGGTGTTCAGACGGGAGACAGGATCATCAAG GTTAACGGGACCCTTGTTACACATTCTAACCACACCGAAGTAGTGAAACTTATCAAAT CGGGCTCCTATGTGGCCCTCACGGTTTTGGGACGGCCTCCGGGTCTCGCCCAGATCCCTCTGCCTGAAGCAGAACCGGACATCTTGGGTGTTAGCATATCCTCTCCAAACTCTCCAGCAGCAGAGCGCCCCTATAGtcccctggaccgcctctcCCCCTCATTACCTCCATGGGTAGGAAAG GAAGAAAACAGCAGTGCCTGCAACCAGAAGACTGATGTCTTGCAAAAGAAGCTCTCTAAAGAACAGCAGGATCTGCAG GCAATGAAAGAGGAGTACGCCAGGAACCCCTCCTCCAAACTACTGAAAGACATCCAGGAAGCTAAGAAACACATTCCTCAGCTGCAGGATCAGCTCTTCAAGGCCACTGGAACAACACAG GAGGCTGTTTCATGCGGCGATACGGACGACGGTAGCATATATGAATCGGATCGCACACATACCCCTAAAGCAGACTTCGGCACAGATCTGGTGCAGTTGGAGCGTCACGATTAC ATGTCACGCAAGTTTGGACCAGCGTCTCCAGAAAGCCCGTATCCAAAAGAGTTGTGTCCCAGCCCAAAGAGCACCCCCCGAAACAGCTTCAACTCCTTCCACTCCCCAGAGGCGGAGGCAGAGGATACCACCGACCTG GACTCTCTGTCACCCACCTCTTTCAGCAGTCCCTTATCTTCTCGCATCATCGGAGCTGAAGACGAGGATTTTGGTCGAGACCAAGAGCAG ACAAACGGCCAGTGTGACTGCTTTAACAGTATTGAGCAGCTCAAGTCTCGCCCTGCCCACCTCGCAGCCTTCCTGCATCATGTCATCTCTCTGTTCGAACCCGCTCCTGTG CTGTGCTACCTCTACGCTGACCTCTACAAGCAGACCAACTCCAAAGAGACCAGACGGGTTTTCATGGACCTTCACGCTTTTTTCATGGACCGGGGAGCA AATTTAAAGGTTCCTGTTCCTGAATCTGTTTCCTCTGATCTTG acCGGCGGCGGACGGAGCTGATCCCAGAGGAAATAAACAGGCAACATGTTCAAACACTGCAGGATTCCCTGCTAGCTGACGTTGAGAAAAACCTTGAGGATTTTAG gcAGAAGCGCAGCATGGGCCTCACGGTGGCTGAAGCTGAGCTGGCCAGACTGGATCAAGAGAGGGTTCTTGAGCGGGAGCGTTCATATGCTGAAAACATCATCTCCAAAATAGATGACATCCT TTTAAATACTCAGACCACAGAGGAAGACAAATG cACTACGATACAGTTAGTTATCTATACATACATGAAGCACCTTGGTGTGAGGGTCAAGGAGCCTCGAAATCTGGAGTCCAAACGGGGTCTGAACCGCCTTTTTCCTAAGATGAAG AAAAGTATTAATAAAGAAGGCGAggacaaaatgaaaaagaagtTTTTAAATCTTGTTCCTCAACGGCGACCAAGCCGCAACGAGGCATCATCGG CAGTCAAAGCCCTGGACAATCGCCCCCGGCCTCAGAAACAGCTGTCTCAGCCAGCACTGGGAGCCGTGGACCAAATGGATGGTAGCCGTCTGAGGGGCAGCCTGTCCAGTGAGGGCCCTGAACTCACTTATCACACATCTGTCTCATCTCCAAGTAACACCATCCCCAGCCTGGACGGCAGCAGGGACAATGATATCG GAACCCCGACATCAGCCCCCTCCAGGTTGAGTGACGGCCTTCAGCCTGATCCTCTGGATCCAATAGCATTCCAAGCTtcaaacatggagttttatacGCTGGAGCAGCTACAAGAGGATGACAGAGAAAGTGACAG AGCTCATGAGGGAACGCCAAAGACTGTGAGAAG ACTTGAGGGATTGGGTATCGGTGATGTCCAGAGCGAGGATGATCAGGGGACGGACTCTGAGCTCGATCCCCCCAACTGGCAGCAGCTGGTGGGGCGAGAGATCCTTACGGGACTCAGGCCTCAAGAGATTAAGAGACAAGAAGTTATAAATG AGTTGTTTTATACAGAGCGTGCACATGTGCGCATGCTGAGGGTTTTGGACCACGTTTTCTACCAGAAGCTTTCCAAAGACGCAATCCTTCCTCTCGCTGACATCAAGAACATCTTCACCAACCTGGATGAGGTTCTGCAGCTGCATG TTTCAGTACTCGACCAAATGGCAGCGGTTCGGAAGAGAAACGAGTCTCCAGTGATAGACCTGAAAGGGGAGGACTTGCTCTCGTGG TTCGGCGGTGCTGAGGAGGACAAGATCAAGCAGGCAGTGGGGACGTTTTGCAGTAACCAGCCGTTTGCACTGGAGATCATCAAGACCAAGCAGAAGAAAGACTCCCGGTTCACCTCATTCATCCAG GAGGCTGAAAGTAACAGACTGTGTCGACGACTGCAGCTAAAGGACATCATTCCTGTGGAGATGCTACGGCTCACCAAGTACCCCCTCCTGTTGGACAACATTGTCAAATACACAG ACGATCCAGTGGAGAAGCACAAAGTTAAGCAGGCGGCAGACTGCTGTAGGAAGATCCTCAGTCACGTCAACCAGGCTTTAAAAGAGTCAGAGGACAAACAG agactggaggactaCCAGAGAAGATTGGACCTCTCCTCTCTAAAGCAGACAGACAACCCCATGATCCTCGAGCTGAAA AACCTGGATTTGACCAAGAAGACGCTGATTCACGAGGGCCCTCTATCATGGAAAATGAACAAGGACAAGACTATTG AGTTGTACACGCTCCTCCTGGAGGACATCCTTGTTCTGCTACAGAAACAAGATGAGCGTCTGATCCTCAAGTGTCACAGCAAAAACCTGCCAGGCACCCCAGATACCAAGCAGATCTTCAGCCCCATCATCAAACTCAGCACTGTTCTGGTGCGCTCTGTGGCTACAG ACAACAAGTCCTTCTTCGTTCTCTCCATGTCCGACAACGGTGCCCAGATCTACGAGCTGATGGCGCCCACCGTCTCGGATCAGAAGAC GTGGCAGGCTCTGATCTCGCAAAGGGCGGATCAGATGAAAGCCAAGCCTCACAGCGTCATACCCTTACCTCAGACTGA tggggAGAGAGACGGCGTGGAGATGATTGCAGCTGGCGTCTCCAGACTGAGCAGAGAACGGGACCGcacatccagcagcagcactcAGTCCACAG ATAAAGAGAGCGGCCCAGCCTCCAGAAGTGCGCTGCAGAGTTCCCTCCCTGCTGGTAACCCATTTGAGGAAGAGAAGGCAGacggggaggaagaggaagaagaaggcTTTGTGGACCCGGAGCTTCCTTATCAAGTGTCTGAAGCGGACAGAGAAGGAGACTCGTTCGATGTGTTTCCCTCAAGGGCAGACGAAGCATTAAAAACAC TGGCCGCCTTGAAGCAGGTTCTGGTGAACCAGCTGATGTCCCAGGAAGCGGCCCAGCCAACCAAACGGTCCACAGGAGTCCGTCTCCTACGGACCACCTCTTTGAGGACCCCGACAGACAACCGCGCCAAGGTGATGGTTCACAACGGTTCAGAGAACAGCAGCTCTAAGGCAGAGGAGCTGGCTCAGGACCTGGGATCAGGAGACACTGGATTTTTCGATTCCCCTGACGAGTTCG CAGGATGTTTAGTCCTGGAGGGCTACGGCGGCCAAGGGGAGAGCAACACAGACGACGACATGCTGGCGTCGACCCCGGGGAAGCAGCTGAGGACCTCGCAAGGCTGCGCCGCCGACTCCGGCATCAACCTGAGGTTCTCTTCAACGTCCCAGTTCGGCAGCCTCTCCACTTTCAGCAGACAGGTGTTGTGTCACCTGAGGAATCTTCAGAGCAACCTCAGCTATTTGAAG GAGGTTGAGACCAAGTACAATAATCTGCTACGCCAAAGGACAGAGGGCTCATCGACGGACACAGATGGAAACAGAG AGAAAAGATAG